Proteins from a single region of Phycisphaeraceae bacterium D3-23:
- a CDS encoding PQQ-binding-like beta-propeller repeat protein — MKLDQVLTLSLAIFLGCVATAHAADWPNWLGPERDGTTSGEGFDPAFTQGGHEVAWSAELGVGFTGITIADGRAFTAGWDDGETTFFCFDTETGELNWSRSFTTDKYDNLNVGGPSGTAAVSDGRVYHKARDGRLVCYDVDDGDIVWQKDLAGLYDVDVPTWGFSGSPVIIGDVLYLDIGKVIALNKVDGREVWSTRDLGPAYSTPAPFTVDGEEYLAVFPRTGLHIVERRSGRVVAHHAWETEHGINAATPVIVDGDKIFISSDYNTGCAMLRFNDGALELLWENRKLKNQMCTSIFHEGYLFGFNSSKLTCIDTETGDDVWEQAGMGRGTCILAGENLIVLADNGEVIIAPASPEGFNPIGRARVIEGDDTIWTAPTLANGLLYIRGSRGRLVCIDARD; from the coding sequence ATGAAACTTGATCAGGTCCTGACACTCTCACTGGCAATCTTTTTGGGCTGTGTAGCTACGGCCCATGCCGCCGACTGGCCCAACTGGCTTGGCCCGGAACGCGACGGCACGACCTCGGGCGAGGGCTTCGACCCGGCATTTACGCAGGGCGGGCATGAAGTGGCCTGGTCCGCGGAGTTGGGCGTCGGGTTCACAGGCATCACCATCGCCGACGGCCGGGCCTTCACCGCCGGCTGGGACGACGGCGAGACAACGTTCTTCTGTTTCGATACCGAAACGGGCGAACTAAACTGGTCCCGGTCGTTCACGACCGACAAGTACGACAACCTCAATGTCGGCGGCCCCTCGGGCACCGCCGCAGTTTCTGACGGCCGGGTCTACCACAAGGCGCGCGATGGCCGGCTGGTTTGCTACGACGTCGACGATGGGGACATCGTGTGGCAAAAGGACCTGGCCGGGTTGTACGACGTCGATGTCCCGACCTGGGGCTTCTCCGGCTCGCCGGTCATCATCGGTGATGTCTTGTACCTGGACATCGGCAAGGTCATCGCCTTGAACAAAGTGGACGGCCGGGAGGTCTGGTCCACGCGTGATCTCGGGCCGGCCTACTCTACGCCCGCCCCTTTTACCGTCGATGGCGAGGAATACCTCGCCGTCTTCCCGCGCACCGGGCTGCACATCGTTGAGCGACGCTCGGGCCGGGTCGTCGCCCACCACGCATGGGAGACCGAACACGGGATCAATGCCGCGACGCCCGTGATCGTCGACGGGGACAAGATCTTCATCTCCTCGGACTACAACACCGGCTGCGCTATGCTGCGGTTCAACGACGGCGCGCTCGAGCTGCTCTGGGAGAACAGGAAACTCAAGAACCAGATGTGTACCAGCATCTTCCACGAAGGCTACCTCTTCGGCTTTAACTCAAGCAAGCTGACCTGCATCGATACCGAGACCGGCGACGATGTCTGGGAACAGGCGGGGATGGGCCGGGGCACGTGCATCCTCGCCGGCGAGAACCTCATCGTCTTGGCGGATAACGGCGAGGTGATCATCGCGCCCGCGTCCCCGGAGGGCTTCAACCCGATCGGCCGGGCCCGGGTTATCGAGGGCGACGACACGATCTGGACCGCGCCGACCCTGGCCAACGGCTTGCTCTACATCCGCGGCAGCCGGGGCCGACTCGTCTGCATCGACGCCCGAGACTGA
- a CDS encoding prepilin-type N-terminal cleavage/methylation domain-containing protein, which produces MKHLAFTLIELLVVISIIAVLIGLLLPVLVSARASARGSVCLSNQRQLLTGVHQYAGDHDDRIPYGPEEPGGGQLNGGDDFYVVNGMTTSLISDKNGYPVGAGLMLEDYLSEVPEVLFCPGSDQDVLIQEELDAVGTGSAISGYIYRHAGNTLGSLVNQNFNGVPMNGPPKLSQLGTNVNGDPITALFADNNFILTPGSSFYTFFHRSNHKRSFVNIAFADGHAESRDNNDGRYEANIIGTDIYTAIDKMLGVFNAADRPE; this is translated from the coding sequence ATGAAGCATCTGGCCTTCACGCTGATCGAGTTACTGGTGGTGATCTCGATCATCGCCGTACTGATCGGTCTGCTCCTGCCGGTGCTGGTGTCCGCGAGGGCGTCGGCCCGTGGGTCGGTGTGCCTGAGCAACCAGCGGCAGCTCTTGACCGGCGTCCACCAGTATGCCGGCGATCACGACGACCGGATCCCCTACGGCCCCGAGGAGCCGGGCGGTGGCCAACTCAACGGCGGCGACGACTTCTACGTCGTCAACGGCATGACCACCAGCCTGATCTCGGACAAGAACGGCTATCCCGTCGGTGCCGGGCTGATGCTCGAGGACTACCTCAGCGAGGTGCCCGAAGTGCTCTTCTGTCCCGGCAGCGACCAGGACGTGCTGATCCAGGAAGAACTCGACGCGGTGGGCACAGGGTCGGCAATCAGCGGCTACATCTATCGGCACGCCGGCAACACCCTCGGCAGCCTGGTCAATCAGAACTTCAATGGTGTACCGATGAACGGCCCCCCCAAGCTGTCGCAGTTGGGCACCAACGTCAACGGTGACCCGATCACGGCGCTCTTTGCCGACAACAATTTTATCCTCACGCCGGGCTCCTCCTTTTACACGTTTTTCCACCGCAGCAACCACAAGCGGAGTTTCGTCAACATTGCCTTCGCCGACGGCCACGCCGAGTCGCGCGACAACAACGACGGGCGCTACGAAGCGAACATCATCGGCACCGACATCTACACCGCCATCGATAAGATGCTGGGGGTCTTCAACGCGGCCGATCGGCCTGAGTGA
- a CDS encoding sodium:solute symporter family protein — MTPIIVILIYLGLLLGLGILSSRFFRGTSADFFVASRSIGPFLLLMSVFGTTMTGFALVGSSAKTYETGIGVYGLMASYSGLIHSACFFLIGIKLWAFGKRYGYVTQCQFFRDRFESSALGYVLFPILIVLIIPYLLVGLISAGAAIRGLTSPVVKPDGTVLRPGMFPELFEATGGAVPPWLTGLVIASIVLIYVFLGGVRSTAWANTFQTIVFMVTGIIAFTLIAKALGGPAAASETVLERDPEAMARTGKLSKLQFFSYAFIPLSVGMFPHLFQHWLTAKSAKAFRLTVIAHPIFIMLVWVPCVLIGAWALGVPKMDGTAANAVLAKMVAVMVDQPVITGVLFAGILAAIMSSLDSQFMCMSTMFTNDVVVHRKGKDHFTDKQLLWLGRGFVIGIVTVTYLISLFKLPINVFDLGVWCFSGFGAMFPIAFAAVYWKRATGAGVYAALLATAALWLGLIGYDLSVFKKAHPHEEFLLFGMMPAAMLFATCLCSLVVVSLATKVPGEATIAKFFPEKR, encoded by the coding sequence ATGACCCCAATCATCGTCATCCTGATCTACCTCGGCCTGCTGCTGGGGCTGGGCATCTTGAGTTCCCGATTCTTCCGAGGCACCAGCGCCGACTTCTTCGTCGCCTCGCGGTCCATCGGCCCGTTCCTGCTACTGATGTCCGTGTTCGGCACGACCATGACCGGCTTCGCGCTCGTCGGTTCGTCGGCAAAAACCTATGAAACAGGCATCGGCGTTTACGGGCTCATGGCGTCCTACTCCGGGCTTATCCACTCGGCCTGCTTCTTCCTGATCGGCATCAAGCTCTGGGCCTTCGGCAAGCGGTACGGCTACGTCACGCAGTGTCAGTTCTTCCGCGACCGGTTCGAGTCGTCCGCGCTGGGCTACGTGCTGTTCCCCATCCTCATCGTGCTGATCATCCCCTACCTGTTGGTCGGGCTCATCTCGGCAGGCGCGGCGATCCGGGGGCTGACCAGCCCGGTGGTCAAGCCCGACGGCACGGTCCTCCGCCCGGGGATGTTCCCCGAACTGTTCGAGGCGACCGGCGGTGCGGTGCCGCCCTGGCTGACGGGTCTGGTGATCGCGAGCATCGTGCTAATCTATGTGTTCCTGGGGGGGGTCCGCTCCACCGCCTGGGCCAACACCTTCCAGACGATCGTGTTCATGGTCACGGGCATCATCGCGTTCACGCTGATCGCCAAGGCGTTGGGCGGGCCGGCCGCCGCGTCAGAGACGGTACTCGAGCGCGACCCCGAGGCCATGGCCCGCACCGGAAAACTGAGCAAGCTCCAGTTCTTCTCCTACGCATTCATCCCGCTGTCCGTGGGCATGTTCCCGCACCTGTTCCAGCACTGGCTGACCGCGAAGTCGGCCAAGGCATTCCGGCTGACCGTGATCGCGCACCCCATCTTCATCATGCTGGTCTGGGTGCCCTGCGTGCTCATCGGTGCCTGGGCGCTCGGCGTGCCTAAGATGGACGGCACCGCCGCCAACGCGGTGCTGGCCAAAATGGTCGCGGTGATGGTCGACCAGCCCGTCATCACCGGCGTCCTCTTTGCGGGCATCCTCGCAGCGATTATGTCTTCGCTCGATTCACAGTTCATGTGCATGTCGACAATGTTCACCAATGACGTTGTCGTACACCGCAAGGGCAAAGACCACTTCACCGACAAGCAGTTGCTGTGGCTCGGCCGGGGCTTTGTGATCGGAATCGTCACGGTGACGTATCTCATCTCGCTGTTCAAGTTGCCCATCAACGTGTTCGACCTGGGCGTGTGGTGCTTCAGCGGGTTCGGTGCCATGTTCCCCATCGCGTTCGCGGCGGTGTACTGGAAGCGGGCGACGGGTGCGGGCGTCTATGCCGCTCTGCTCGCGACCGCTGCGCTGTGGCTGGGCCTGATCGGCTACGACCTGTCTGTCTTCAAGAAGGCCCACCCACATGAAGAGTTCCTTCTCTTCGGGATGATGCCCGCTGCCATGTTGTTTGCCACCTGTCTTTGTTCGCTGGTCGTGGTGTCGCTCGCGACGAAAGTGCCCGGCGAGGCGACGATCGCCAAGTTTTTCCCGGAGAAACGATGA
- the mprA gene encoding MprA protease, GlyGly-CTERM protein-sorting domain-containing form, which translates to MIPVKKTMFPLAPGRAGDMMRGLSVLAVTFLITTPVMAGDIFLANHSFEDPPIVEPQPGDPNFGDPFATTTNEFEEGWVTTGPVYNRFGVEGQNDTGRFLNRETVFPNPGGGDPIVIPALPAEMVDGEHIGFLVVNPNANGTLATDVASIAQMSGADFETQTDYSFTLSVGSGALFAAGEGSTVVLEIGYFTDEGFDLDTFDPGIHQFVGLAETEVLQADVLSTFPLLSDYTVELLADDVTADVLGRRVSVRVMQVGGEDGTYNVDNARLSSQAVPEPATATLLLAAGALFVRRRRARA; encoded by the coding sequence ATGATCCCGGTGAAGAAAACGATGTTCCCCCTCGCCCCTGGCCGTGCCGGCGACATGATGCGTGGGCTGTCCGTGCTGGCGGTGACTTTCCTCATCACGACACCTGTGATGGCGGGTGACATTTTCCTGGCCAACCATTCGTTTGAGGACCCGCCGATCGTAGAGCCCCAGCCGGGCGACCCGAACTTCGGCGACCCGTTCGCGACGACTACGAACGAGTTCGAGGAGGGCTGGGTCACGACCGGGCCGGTTTACAACCGGTTCGGCGTGGAGGGCCAGAACGATACCGGCCGATTCCTGAACCGTGAGACCGTGTTCCCAAACCCCGGAGGCGGGGACCCGATCGTGATCCCCGCATTGCCGGCCGAAATGGTCGACGGTGAACATATCGGGTTCCTGGTCGTCAACCCAAACGCCAACGGTACGCTGGCCACGGATGTCGCATCGATCGCACAGATGTCCGGCGCAGACTTTGAGACGCAGACGGACTACAGCTTTACACTCTCGGTCGGTTCGGGCGCGCTGTTCGCCGCCGGCGAGGGCTCCACGGTGGTGCTGGAGATCGGCTACTTCACCGATGAGGGCTTTGACCTGGACACGTTCGATCCCGGCATCCACCAGTTCGTCGGCCTCGCCGAAACAGAGGTCCTGCAGGCAGACGTCCTCTCGACATTCCCGCTGCTCAGCGACTACACGGTTGAACTCTTGGCCGACGACGTCACCGCTGATGTGCTGGGCAGGCGGGTGTCGGTGCGCGTGATGCAGGTCGGCGGGGAGGACGGGACCTACAATGTCGATAACGCCCGGCTGTCATCGCAGGCCGTACCCGAGCCGGCCACCGCGACGCTGCTGCTCGCGGCGGGTGCCTTGTTTGTTCGACGGCGCCGAGCACGTGCCTGA
- a CDS encoding PQQ-binding-like beta-propeller repeat protein, with the protein MRQSAWTFVFAVLVLGCMTAGNARADWPQWRGPDGTGTAAQATPPSTLNPDTGENIRWTTDLPGDSAATPIVVADRVFTPAVNDNNRILAMGLDATTGEVLWSDDVAEGRQSRQRSRENNHAEVSPVADEEHVYFLFGTGDLIAYDHDGERQWHVNIVEAYGSIEILWGYGSSPLLLDGKLYIQVLRRDPASLLICVDADSGEILFTHERPSNARDESLEAYTTPIACNIDGQTQVVVYGGDALTGHDPATGDELWRFTEGLNPENHGMYRCISGPTQGLNGLIYLTTPRGHDLFAIEVTDNTPSLMWMREDVDADVPCPVYYDGGLFVFSGAKKRIYKLNADTGELVWEQRLDTSGYFRCTPTVAGGNVHVITADGELFILSAGDEFEQKSHVDLGGYPARASVAAAGNALYIRTGDRMICIAE; encoded by the coding sequence ATGCGTCAATCCGCCTGGACCTTTGTTTTTGCCGTCCTTGTTCTCGGCTGTATGACCGCTGGCAACGCCCGCGCCGACTGGCCGCAGTGGCGTGGCCCCGACGGCACCGGCACCGCCGCCCAGGCGACCCCTCCCAGCACGCTTAATCCCGACACCGGGGAAAACATCCGCTGGACCACGGATCTGCCCGGCGACTCCGCCGCCACGCCCATCGTCGTCGCCGACCGCGTGTTTACCCCCGCAGTGAACGACAATAACCGTATCCTCGCCATGGGCCTGGACGCGACGACCGGCGAAGTCCTGTGGTCTGATGATGTCGCCGAGGGCAGGCAGTCGCGCCAACGCAGCCGAGAGAACAACCACGCCGAGGTCTCCCCGGTCGCCGACGAAGAGCACGTGTACTTCCTCTTTGGCACCGGCGACTTGATCGCCTACGACCATGACGGCGAGCGTCAGTGGCATGTCAACATCGTTGAGGCCTACGGCAGCATCGAGATCCTCTGGGGCTATGGCTCCAGCCCGCTGCTGCTCGATGGCAAGCTGTATATCCAGGTTCTGCGGCGAGACCCCGCGTCGTTGCTGATCTGTGTGGATGCCGACAGCGGCGAGATACTCTTCACCCATGAACGCCCCAGTAACGCGCGTGACGAATCCCTCGAGGCGTACACCACGCCCATCGCATGCAACATCGATGGACAAACGCAGGTCGTGGTGTACGGCGGTGACGCGCTCACCGGCCACGACCCGGCCACCGGCGATGAGCTGTGGCGGTTCACCGAGGGGCTTAACCCCGAAAACCACGGCATGTACCGGTGTATCTCCGGGCCGACCCAAGGGCTCAACGGGCTGATCTACCTCACCACGCCGCGCGGCCACGATCTGTTTGCGATCGAGGTCACGGACAACACACCAAGTCTGATGTGGATGAGAGAAGACGTTGACGCCGACGTGCCCTGCCCGGTCTACTACGACGGGGGGCTCTTCGTCTTCAGCGGCGCCAAGAAACGTATCTACAAACTCAATGCCGACACCGGCGAATTGGTCTGGGAACAGCGGCTGGATACCTCCGGCTACTTCCGCTGCACACCTACGGTCGCGGGCGGAAACGTCCACGTCATCACCGCCGACGGCGAGTTGTTCATCCTCTCCGCTGGAGACGAGTTCGAGCAGAAGTCACACGTCGACCTCGGCGGCTACCCCGCCCGCGCCTCCGTCGCCGCTGCGGGCAACGCGCTCTATATCCGTACGGGTGATCGGATGATCTGCATCGCGGAGTAG
- a CDS encoding PQQ-binding-like beta-propeller repeat protein, whose amino-acid sequence MPKCLLSRLPYVLLLAAACLAIGACAHTANPPAPSPVTGTLNWRGVQQDGTSPQTGLPARAVRVGEGANLRWTLDTPGRGTATVAEYPDGPRLYAIGYPGDGAELLETLYCLDPETGEVIWQRGYADFISDIVYNRYSIGAPTIDPDTGNVFFQTSPGLVMALDRDGNQLWQVSLMETYGKLTFPNGRTGVITIDGDLAIVNCISTNWGLEGPARNRFYAFNKNSGELVWSSTPGVGPPFLKDSSFSTPCIENRQGYRVFYAGTGCGNLVCVNIRTGQPMWRYQMSFGGVNASPVIYDNGTPDDPADDLVIQVHGKENVGDTGRGYMIAIKADQALAAAVASDEEPLQLGAESVAWRNDDVSMFTSSPTLADGVVYQCTLEGLLVAIDAKTGDTLWEQKFGTDQLHASPLYADGKMYLAMWHDGLYIFEPTREGPGPIEHMELDEEDLCIGTPSAWNGKVYLHTTRRLYCFGNASGGIEETRSLAPYAQAGPSFTDSVDRVALVIQPAEFLIKPSETVRLGIRGVDQYGNPFPILSRNTPEIAPWIPPTARVRVELDATVSGDDASALRHSITASENNAPSAGAFRATSNGLSGTTRGRILPLPPYRFDFEESELGETDATDNVAYAYPPLPWLGARLKWQVRDDPTDPGNNQVLAKTLDRVLFQRSMIFMGHADDSDYTVQADVMTDGNRRGGSVVGVINQRYIIAIDANKDVVEVSSNPNRLAVTEPFEVEQMTWYTIKSMVVPGDDGDGTVYVKVWPRGEDEPEQWTMTVEVPNIHTQGAPGIYGFSPQSRFRVYVDNVTVTPNP is encoded by the coding sequence ATGCCCAAATGTCTGCTCTCACGCCTGCCCTACGTTCTGCTGCTCGCCGCCGCGTGCCTCGCCATCGGGGCGTGCGCACACACCGCCAACCCTCCAGCACCGTCGCCGGTCACCGGGACGCTCAACTGGCGCGGCGTTCAACAGGACGGCACCAGCCCGCAGACAGGCCTGCCCGCCAGGGCCGTCCGCGTGGGTGAGGGTGCCAACCTGCGGTGGACACTGGACACACCCGGACGCGGTACCGCAACCGTCGCCGAGTACCCCGATGGGCCGCGCCTATACGCCATCGGCTACCCCGGAGACGGCGCAGAACTGCTCGAAACCCTCTACTGCCTGGACCCCGAGACCGGCGAAGTCATCTGGCAGCGCGGCTACGCGGACTTCATCTCGGATATCGTCTACAACCGGTACTCGATCGGTGCCCCCACCATCGACCCGGACACCGGCAACGTCTTCTTCCAGACCTCGCCGGGCCTGGTCATGGCCCTCGACCGCGACGGGAACCAGCTCTGGCAGGTCTCACTCATGGAGACCTACGGCAAACTGACTTTCCCCAACGGCCGTACCGGCGTCATCACGATTGATGGCGACCTGGCCATCGTCAACTGCATCTCAACCAACTGGGGCCTTGAGGGCCCGGCCCGCAACCGCTTCTACGCCTTCAATAAGAACTCCGGAGAGCTGGTCTGGTCCTCCACGCCCGGCGTCGGCCCGCCGTTTCTGAAGGACTCGTCGTTCTCGACACCCTGTATCGAAAACCGCCAGGGCTACCGCGTGTTCTACGCCGGGACCGGCTGCGGGAACCTCGTCTGCGTGAATATCCGCACCGGCCAGCCGATGTGGCGGTATCAGATGTCCTTCGGCGGGGTCAACGCTTCGCCCGTGATCTACGACAACGGCACGCCGGACGACCCGGCCGACGACCTGGTCATCCAGGTCCACGGCAAGGAGAACGTCGGCGACACCGGCCGGGGCTATATGATCGCAATCAAGGCCGATCAGGCCTTGGCCGCTGCGGTCGCGTCCGACGAGGAACCGCTGCAACTCGGGGCCGAGTCGGTCGCCTGGCGCAACGACGATGTGAGCATGTTCACCAGCTCGCCGACCCTGGCCGATGGCGTGGTGTACCAGTGCACACTCGAGGGCCTGCTGGTCGCCATCGACGCAAAAACCGGCGACACGCTCTGGGAGCAGAAGTTCGGCACCGACCAGCTCCACGCCTCGCCGTTGTACGCCGACGGGAAAATGTACCTGGCGATGTGGCACGACGGGCTCTACATCTTCGAGCCGACCCGTGAGGGGCCCGGACCGATCGAGCATATGGAGTTGGACGAGGAAGACCTGTGCATCGGCACCCCTTCGGCCTGGAACGGCAAGGTCTACCTGCACACGACCCGGCGGCTGTACTGTTTTGGCAACGCAAGCGGTGGCATTGAAGAAACCCGATCGCTCGCACCGTATGCCCAAGCTGGCCCGAGCTTTACCGATTCGGTGGATCGCGTAGCCTTGGTGATTCAGCCCGCCGAGTTCCTGATCAAACCGAGCGAGACTGTCCGCTTGGGCATACGGGGGGTCGATCAATACGGAAACCCGTTTCCGATACTGTCACGCAACACACCCGAAATCGCGCCTTGGATCCCGCCCACCGCGCGTGTCAGGGTCGAACTCGATGCCACCGTTTCGGGTGACGATGCGTCGGCATTACGCCACAGCATTACAGCTTCAGAGAACAACGCTCCTTCTGCAGGGGCGTTTAGAGCGACATCGAATGGGCTTTCCGGCACGACGCGCGGCCGCATCCTACCGCTGCCGCCCTACCGCTTCGATTTCGAGGAGTCTGAACTCGGTGAGACCGACGCGACCGACAACGTCGCGTACGCCTACCCGCCGCTGCCCTGGCTCGGTGCGCGGCTCAAGTGGCAGGTCCGCGACGACCCGACCGACCCGGGCAACAACCAGGTGCTGGCCAAGACGCTGGACCGCGTGCTGTTCCAGCGGTCGATGATCTTCATGGGCCACGCCGACGACAGCGATTACACCGTCCAGGCCGACGTGATGACCGATGGCAACCGGCGTGGCGGCAGCGTGGTCGGCGTGATCAACCAGCGTTACATCATCGCCATCGACGCCAACAAGGACGTCGTCGAAGTCAGCTCCAACCCCAACCGCCTCGCGGTGACCGAGCCGTTCGAGGTGGAGCAGATGACCTGGTACACGATCAAGTCGATGGTCGTGCCCGGCGATGACGGCGACGGCACGGTCTACGTTAAGGTCTGGCCCCGCGGCGAGGACGAGCCCGAGCAGTGGACCATGACCGTCGAGGTGCCCAACATCCACACGCAGGGTGCCCCCGGCATCTACGGCTTCTCACCCCAGTCCCGCTTCCGAGTGTACGTTGATAATGTGACGGTGACACCTAACCCGTAA
- a CDS encoding PQQ-binding-like beta-propeller repeat protein encodes MTKASTSLIASFCIYLCASVVANHAWAEDWPVWGRDASRNMASDEPGTIPVDFAPGEEIGRSGQIDPESTRHVRWIAKLGSQAFGNPVVADGRILVGTNNESPRDDKYRGDRSVFYCLDEATGEMIWQLNLPKLGAGKVSDWEFLGMCSSPAVAGDKVYVVTNLCEVVCLDLNGMANGNQGFQDEGAYYAGEGNPALEIGPTDADVLWVYDMRSELNVFPHNITSNSCLVVAGAVYVATSNGVDWSHINVPTPNAPSLIALDAETGELVGEDGAGIGPNILHCNWSSPSYGEFGGQETIVFGAGDGFLYGFSPDAVEDDEGFAILPTLWKVDGNLRSYRFDDSGEPIPYATPPGPSEFIATPVIYEGLVYAAIGQDPEHGEGVGALTCVDPTQVDGDGTAKIVWQFTGIGRSISTCSIVDGLVFVADYAGQVYCLDAKTGALNWTHDTLGHIWSSTLVADGKVFLGNEDGILYIFEASPEKNLLMETEFPAPIYSSAVYANGTFYLATQSHLFAISADAE; translated from the coding sequence ATGACCAAGGCATCGACCTCGCTGATCGCATCGTTCTGTATTTATCTGTGTGCATCTGTGGTTGCAAACCATGCCTGGGCCGAGGACTGGCCGGTCTGGGGGCGCGACGCAAGCCGCAACATGGCCAGCGACGAACCGGGCACGATCCCCGTGGACTTCGCCCCGGGCGAGGAGATCGGCCGCAGCGGGCAGATCGACCCGGAGTCGACCCGTCATGTCCGGTGGATCGCCAAGCTGGGCAGCCAGGCCTTCGGCAACCCCGTGGTCGCCGACGGGCGCATCCTGGTCGGCACAAACAACGAGTCGCCCCGCGACGACAAGTACCGGGGCGACCGCTCGGTGTTCTACTGCCTGGATGAAGCCACCGGCGAGATGATCTGGCAGCTGAACCTGCCCAAGCTCGGGGCCGGTAAGGTCAGCGACTGGGAGTTCCTGGGCATGTGTTCCAGCCCGGCGGTCGCAGGCGACAAGGTCTACGTCGTGACCAACCTCTGTGAGGTCGTCTGCCTCGATCTTAACGGGATGGCCAACGGCAACCAGGGCTTCCAGGATGAGGGTGCCTACTACGCAGGCGAGGGCAACCCGGCCCTCGAGATCGGCCCGACGGACGCCGACGTGCTGTGGGTCTACGACATGCGTTCGGAGCTCAATGTCTTCCCACACAACATCACGTCCAACTCCTGCCTGGTGGTCGCCGGCGCGGTCTATGTCGCCACATCCAACGGCGTCGACTGGTCGCACATCAATGTCCCCACCCCCAACGCCCCGAGCCTGATCGCCCTCGACGCGGAAACCGGCGAACTGGTCGGCGAGGACGGCGCGGGCATCGGCCCCAACATCCTGCACTGCAACTGGTCCAGCCCGTCCTACGGCGAGTTCGGCGGGCAGGAGACAATCGTCTTCGGCGCGGGCGACGGCTTCCTCTATGGCTTCAGCCCCGACGCCGTGGAAGACGATGAGGGCTTTGCCATCCTCCCGACCCTCTGGAAGGTGGATGGCAATCTACGGTCGTACCGCTTTGATGACAGCGGCGAACCGATCCCCTATGCCACGCCGCCCGGGCCGAGCGAGTTCATCGCCACGCCCGTGATCTACGAGGGGCTGGTCTACGCCGCGATCGGCCAAGACCCCGAGCACGGCGAAGGCGTAGGCGCGCTCACCTGCGTCGATCCGACACAGGTCGATGGGGATGGCACCGCGAAGATCGTCTGGCAGTTCACCGGCATCGGCCGGTCGATCTCGACCTGCTCGATCGTCGATGGGCTGGTCTTTGTCGCGGACTACGCAGGGCAGGTCTACTGCCTGGATGCTAAGACCGGCGCGTTGAATTGGACGCACGACACGCTGGGCCACATCTGGAGTTCGACGCTCGTAGCCGACGGCAAGGTGTTCCTGGGCAACGAGGACGGCATCCTGTACATCTTCGAGGCCAGCCCCGAGAAGAACCTGCTGATGGAGACCGAGTTTCCCGCGCCGATCTACTCCAGCGCGGTCTATGCGAATGGCACGTTCTACCTCGCGACTCAGTCGCACCTGTTCGCCATCTCGGCGGACGCGGAGTAA
- a CDS encoding DUF3311 domain-containing protein, producing MGRYTIWIAALLLFVLHQDFWNWGNRSLVFGFMPVGLAYHAGYSVAAALLWAAAVRFAWPSDVEAWAEDAPADTDDGGEHTA from the coding sequence GTGGGCCGATACACGATCTGGATCGCCGCCCTGCTGCTGTTTGTCCTGCACCAGGACTTCTGGAACTGGGGCAACCGCTCGCTGGTCTTCGGGTTCATGCCTGTCGGGCTTGCTTACCACGCGGGCTACTCGGTCGCCGCGGCGCTGCTGTGGGCCGCGGCGGTGAGGTTTGCCTGGCCCAGCGATGTCGAGGCCTGGGCGGAGGACGCGCCGGCGGACACCGATGACGGGGGCGAGCACACGGCATGA
- a CDS encoding MarR family winged helix-turn-helix transcriptional regulator produces MDNPQPPIDDPGRRRLPPLLRRCWYGLNQAFRKRLATHGLTPNQFTVLRWLEEAGRGGMRQSEICSLMASDPNTIAALVERMRSDGLLRRKTDPRDRRARLVSVTPKGRRAYARSRPVAMELQQQVLSAIPSGERERFLKQLECLAGACQAALEDESEPTGKSR; encoded by the coding sequence ATGGACAACCCCCAACCCCCGATTGATGACCCAGGCCGACGCCGCTTGCCGCCGCTGCTTCGGCGATGCTGGTATGGACTGAACCAGGCATTCCGCAAGAGGCTGGCCACCCACGGGCTCACCCCCAACCAGTTCACAGTACTGCGGTGGCTGGAGGAAGCCGGCCGCGGAGGCATGAGGCAGTCGGAGATCTGTTCGCTGATGGCGAGCGACCCCAACACGATCGCCGCCCTTGTTGAGCGGATGCGCTCGGACGGGCTGCTCCGCCGCAAGACCGACCCGCGCGACCGCCGGGCCCGGCTTGTTTCGGTCACCCCCAAGGGCCGAAGGGCCTATGCCAGGAGTCGGCCTGTTGCCATGGAGCTGCAGCAACAGGTCCTCTCCGCCATCCCATCGGGCGAGCGTGAACGGTTTCTGAAGCAACTCGAATGCCTTGCGGGTGCTTGTCAGGCGGCATTGGAGGACGAATCGGAGCCGACTGGCAAGAGCAGGTAG